Proteins from one Ramlibacter sp. PS4R-6 genomic window:
- a CDS encoding cation diffusion facilitator family transporter: MSGQHAHDGHGHHHGHGHDHGGHGGHGGHAHSLPPDPGKALAIGIAINLVFVAVEWGFGLWSHSLSLLADATHNLGDCLGLVLAWVAARLSRREPTERFTYGWGASSILAALANGLLLMLVTGGLLWEAVHRWQNPQPIESTAVIWVAAAGIFVNGITAWLLHAGHKHDLNMKGAYLHMLGDAGVSLAVAVSGAAILATGWLWLDPAMTIAVGLVIVWSSIGLLRDSTRMALHAVPADVDSAQVRGYLESLPGVASVHDLHIWAMSTTGTALTAHLVVPGTAPGDGFLEMAAKEIGERFRIAHVTLQVEAGNCGKGC, encoded by the coding sequence GTGTCGGGCCAGCACGCGCACGACGGCCACGGCCATCACCACGGGCACGGGCACGATCACGGCGGGCACGGCGGGCACGGCGGCCACGCGCATTCGCTGCCGCCCGACCCCGGCAAGGCACTCGCGATCGGCATCGCGATCAACCTGGTGTTCGTCGCCGTCGAATGGGGCTTCGGGCTGTGGTCGCATTCGCTGTCGCTGCTGGCGGATGCGACGCACAACCTCGGCGATTGCCTCGGCCTCGTGCTCGCCTGGGTCGCGGCGCGCCTGTCGCGGCGCGAGCCAACGGAGCGCTTCACCTACGGCTGGGGCGCCAGCTCCATCCTCGCCGCGCTCGCCAATGGCCTCCTGCTCATGCTGGTGACCGGCGGCCTGCTGTGGGAGGCGGTGCATCGGTGGCAAAACCCGCAGCCGATCGAAAGCACCGCCGTCATCTGGGTTGCCGCCGCCGGCATCTTCGTCAACGGCATCACGGCGTGGCTGCTCCACGCGGGGCACAAGCACGACCTGAACATGAAGGGCGCGTACCTGCACATGCTCGGCGACGCGGGGGTGTCGCTCGCCGTCGCCGTGTCGGGCGCGGCGATCCTCGCGACGGGCTGGCTATGGCTGGACCCCGCGATGACGATCGCTGTCGGCCTCGTGATCGTGTGGAGCTCGATCGGGCTGCTGCGCGATTCCACCCGCATGGCGCTGCACGCCGTGCCGGCGGACGTCGACAGCGCGCAGGTGCGCGGCTACCTCGAGTCGCTGCCAGGCGTGGCCAGCGTGCACGACCTGCACATCTGGGCCATGAGCACCACCGGCACGGCGCTCACGGCGCACCTCGTCGTGCCCGGCACGGCCCCGGGCGACGGCTTCCTGGAGATGGCGGCGAAGGAGATCGGCGAGCGCTTTCGCATCGCCCACGTCACGCTCCAGGTCGAAGCGGGCAACTGCGGCAAGGGCTGCTAG
- a CDS encoding twin-arginine translocation signal domain-containing protein, with amino-acid sequence MTRHILQGRTDQEVLWWQRRSFLKAAAAWTAMGGFAAAYAQQRSNIVEYTGDAMINGERLLRERSIQTGDSIETGPNSNLVFVMGNSSFQVRQNSRFTVERGATLFTVSVLRLLTGGVAAVFGKGSNRQVVTPTLTAGIRGTGIYTEVFAEQSFRSYFCNCYGTIDMGAGPDRAVSQSSYHQSFWGEVEAKNGKFLTPANAINHTDEELENLAKLVGQRTAWEIEGKRGVKDGRGYMMEQPPSMHPAAPDRPAVLPPTSNSPTSSYR; translated from the coding sequence ATGACAAGGCACATCCTGCAAGGCCGCACCGATCAAGAAGTTCTCTGGTGGCAGCGCCGCAGCTTTTTGAAGGCCGCCGCCGCATGGACGGCCATGGGCGGCTTCGCCGCCGCATACGCGCAGCAGCGCAGCAACATCGTGGAGTACACAGGCGACGCGATGATCAACGGCGAACGCCTGCTGCGCGAGCGGTCGATCCAGACCGGCGACAGCATCGAGACAGGGCCCAACTCCAACCTGGTCTTCGTGATGGGCAATTCGTCGTTCCAGGTGCGGCAGAACTCGCGCTTCACGGTGGAGCGCGGGGCCACGCTGTTCACGGTGAGCGTGCTGCGGCTGCTGACGGGCGGCGTGGCCGCCGTGTTCGGCAAGGGCTCCAACCGCCAGGTGGTCACGCCCACGCTCACGGCCGGCATCCGCGGCACCGGCATCTACACCGAGGTGTTCGCGGAGCAAAGCTTCCGCAGCTACTTCTGCAACTGCTACGGCACCATCGACATGGGCGCCGGCCCCGACCGCGCGGTGTCGCAGTCGTCCTACCACCAGTCGTTCTGGGGCGAGGTGGAAGCCAAGAACGGCAAGTTCCTCACGCCCGCCAACGCGATCAACCACACCGACGAGGAGCTCGAGAACCTCGCCAAACTGGTGGGCCAGCGCACGGCGTGGGAGATCGAAGGCAAGCGGGGCGTGAAGGACGGGCGCGGCTACATGATGGAGCAGCCGCCCTCGATGCACCCCGCCGCGCCCGACCGGCCGGCGGTACTGCCGCCGACGTCCAACTCGCCCACATCGTCCTACCGATAG
- a CDS encoding BPSS1780 family membrane protein has protein sequence MKLNIVPAARGFQWVQLGFRTFLKQPLALAALVFLYATLGLAMLVVPLLGPFLACALVPVATLGLMAATRVAQESAFPMPTVLFTGLRASRERVRAMLALGAFYAAAILVLAIVVALLVPVPAEGKTAMEIAQSDEFRLRVTLTAVFYIPFSLAFWHAPALVHWHGVPAVKSLFFSFVACIRNLRAFAMYALAWVGIAIAVLAASGVAAAVSQVLAAVVFGATSTIATIAFYISLYFTFRDSFLDDPEETPGGP, from the coding sequence ATGAAGCTCAACATCGTCCCTGCCGCCAGAGGCTTCCAATGGGTCCAGCTCGGGTTCCGCACCTTCCTCAAGCAGCCGCTCGCGCTGGCGGCGTTGGTGTTCCTGTACGCCACGCTCGGCCTGGCGATGCTGGTGGTGCCGCTGCTGGGGCCGTTCCTGGCCTGCGCCCTGGTGCCGGTGGCCACGCTGGGGCTGATGGCGGCCACGCGCGTGGCGCAGGAAAGCGCCTTCCCGATGCCCACGGTGCTGTTCACGGGCCTGCGCGCCAGCCGCGAGCGCGTGCGGGCCATGCTGGCCCTGGGGGCGTTCTACGCGGCCGCGATCCTGGTGCTGGCCATCGTCGTCGCGCTGCTCGTGCCGGTGCCGGCGGAGGGCAAGACCGCGATGGAGATCGCGCAATCCGACGAGTTCCGGCTGCGCGTGACGCTCACGGCGGTCTTCTACATCCCGTTCTCGCTGGCCTTCTGGCACGCGCCGGCGCTGGTCCACTGGCACGGCGTGCCCGCCGTCAAGAGCCTGTTCTTCAGTTTCGTGGCATGCATCCGCAACCTGCGCGCCTTTGCCATGTACGCGCTGGCCTGGGTGGGCATAGCCATCGCCGTGCTGGCGGCCAGCGGCGTCGCGGCAGCGGTCTCGCAGGTGCTGGCGGCGGTGGTTTTCGGCGCCACCAGCACCATCGCCACCATCGCGTTCTACATCTCCCTGTATTTCACCTTTCGTGATAGCTTTCTCGACGACCCAGAGGAAACCCCCGGAGGACCCTAG
- a CDS encoding homoserine kinase, whose protein sequence is MAVFTEVPEEAAGALLRRLDLGELASLRGIQGGIENTNYFLTAEKEGVKHEFVLTLFERLSHEQLPFYLYLMKHLARHGIPVPEPQCQPGTASAAHPEGELLFTLEGKPAAVVEKLRGHSELQPTPAHCAAVGATLARMHLQGRDFTMVQPNLRGLAWWNETVPVVLPYVDPDQAALLRSELAFQNHVAASSAYAALPRGPVHADLFRDNVMFEDGKLTGFFDFYFAGVDTWLFDVAVCLNDWCIALETGAHDEERARAFLDAYGRVRPFSTAERHLLPAMLRAGALRFWISRLWDFHLPREAALLKPHDPTHFERVLRQRVAFAPQTLR, encoded by the coding sequence ATGGCCGTCTTCACGGAAGTCCCGGAGGAAGCGGCCGGCGCGCTGCTACGCCGCCTCGACCTGGGCGAACTCGCGTCGCTGCGCGGCATCCAGGGCGGCATCGAGAACACCAACTACTTCCTCACGGCGGAAAAGGAAGGCGTCAAGCACGAGTTCGTGCTGACGCTGTTCGAGCGCCTGTCGCACGAGCAGCTGCCGTTCTACCTGTACCTGATGAAGCACCTGGCGCGCCACGGCATCCCGGTGCCGGAGCCGCAGTGCCAGCCGGGCACCGCGTCGGCCGCGCACCCCGAGGGCGAGCTGCTCTTCACGCTCGAAGGCAAGCCCGCCGCCGTGGTGGAGAAGTTGCGCGGCCACAGCGAGCTGCAGCCCACACCCGCGCATTGCGCCGCGGTGGGCGCCACGCTGGCGCGCATGCACCTGCAAGGGCGCGACTTCACGATGGTGCAGCCCAACCTGCGCGGGCTCGCCTGGTGGAACGAGACGGTGCCGGTGGTGCTGCCCTATGTCGACCCCGACCAGGCGGCGCTGCTGCGCAGCGAGCTCGCCTTCCAGAACCACGTCGCCGCGAGTTCGGCCTATGCGGCCCTGCCGCGCGGACCGGTCCACGCCGACCTGTTCCGCGACAACGTGATGTTCGAGGACGGCAAGCTCACGGGCTTCTTCGACTTCTACTTCGCGGGCGTGGACACGTGGCTGTTCGACGTGGCGGTGTGCCTGAACGACTGGTGCATCGCGCTGGAGACCGGCGCGCACGACGAGGAGCGCGCCCGCGCCTTCCTCGACGCCTACGGCCGCGTGCGCCCCTTCTCGACGGCCGAGCGCCACCTGCTGCCGGCGATGCTGCGGGCCGGCGCCTTGCGCTTCTGGATCTCGCGCCTGTGGGATTTCCACCTGCCGCGCGAGGCCGCCCTGCTCAAGCCGCACGACCCCACGCATTTCGAGCGGGTGCTGCGGCAGCGTGTCGCTTTCGCCCCGCAAACCCTGCGTTAA
- the polA gene encoding DNA polymerase I, translated as MSETQAETMPILAETGEPKVVLLVDGSSYLYRAFHAMPDLRAVPGDPTSPATGAIRGMINMLQKLRKDVRADYCACIFDAPGKTFRDEIYPQYKATRNPMPDDLRAQIEPIHEVVRLLGWKVLNVPGVEADDVIGTLSCMATERGFRTIISSGDKDLSQLVNEHVTVIDTMNDRKRDVAGVTTEFGVPPSLMVDYQTLVGDSVDNVPGVDKVGPKTAVKLLQEWGSLDNLVANADKIKGAVGENLRKALPWLPTGREILTIKKDCDLKDHIPGLPELEDIAVVEGQHVEELKVFYERYGFKGLVRQLETHEVPPELIEEQRSKKKLGPGPGAQFEEPDLSGLSQVTTLRYDTVFTWAQLEDWLKRLDEAELAAVDTETTSLDEMVAEIVGISFSVKPGEAAYVPLAHNYQDAPEQLPRDEVLAKLKPWLENPQKKKLGQHIKYDRHVFANHGIDIRGYEHDTMLQSYVLEVHKPHSLASLAERHLGRSGIDYETITGKGAHQIPFAQVSVDKAAEYSCEDSDQTLDVHLALWPKLQADSKLAFIYGLEMQSSESLFRIERNGVLIDSAMLAKQSTELGQRMMQLEREAHELAGQPFNLGSPKQIGEILFVKLGLPVKKKTASGAPSTDEEVLEELAQDYPLPAKLLEHRGLSKLKGTYTDKLPLMVHPKTGRVHTHYAQAVAITGRLSSNDPNLQNIPVKTAEGRRIREAFVAAPGHRIASADYSQIELRIMAHLSEDAALTRAFVEGMDVHRATAAEVFGVAPGDVTSEQRRYAKVINFGLIYGMSSFGLARNLGIEKGAAANYIQRYFERYPGVKTYMDETRMSAKSKGYVETVFGRRLYLPEINSPNGPRRGGAERQAINAPMQGTAADLIKLSMVKIQDVLDAEKRGTRMIMQVHDELVFEVPEAEVDWVKAEIPKLMAGVAEMRVPLLAEIGVGANWEEAH; from the coding sequence ATGAGCGAAACGCAAGCGGAAACGATGCCCATCCTGGCCGAAACCGGCGAGCCCAAGGTGGTGCTGCTGGTGGACGGATCGAGCTACCTGTACCGCGCCTTCCACGCCATGCCGGACCTGCGCGCGGTGCCCGGCGACCCCACCAGCCCCGCCACCGGCGCCATCCGCGGCATGATCAACATGCTGCAGAAGCTGCGCAAGGACGTGCGCGCCGACTACTGCGCCTGCATTTTCGACGCGCCGGGCAAGACCTTCCGCGACGAAATCTACCCGCAGTACAAGGCCACGCGCAACCCGATGCCGGACGACCTGCGCGCGCAGATCGAGCCGATCCACGAGGTGGTGCGGCTGCTCGGGTGGAAGGTGCTGAACGTGCCCGGCGTCGAGGCCGACGACGTGATCGGCACGCTGTCGTGCATGGCGACGGAGCGCGGCTTCCGCACGATCATCTCCTCGGGCGACAAGGACCTGTCGCAGCTCGTGAACGAGCACGTCACCGTCATCGACACGATGAACGACCGCAAGCGCGACGTCGCCGGCGTCACCACCGAGTTCGGCGTGCCCCCCTCGCTGATGGTGGATTACCAGACGCTCGTGGGCGACTCCGTGGACAACGTGCCCGGCGTCGACAAGGTCGGCCCGAAGACGGCGGTGAAGCTGCTGCAGGAATGGGGCTCGCTCGACAACCTCGTGGCCAATGCCGACAAGATCAAGGGCGCCGTCGGCGAGAACCTGCGCAAGGCGCTGCCCTGGCTGCCCACGGGCCGCGAGATCCTCACGATCAAGAAGGACTGCGACCTGAAGGACCACATCCCCGGCCTGCCGGAGCTGGAGGACATCGCGGTGGTCGAAGGCCAGCACGTCGAGGAGCTGAAGGTCTTCTACGAGCGCTATGGCTTCAAGGGCCTGGTGCGGCAGCTCGAGACGCACGAGGTGCCGCCCGAGCTGATCGAGGAACAACGCAGCAAGAAGAAGCTGGGCCCCGGCCCGGGCGCGCAGTTCGAGGAGCCGGACCTGTCGGGCCTGTCGCAGGTGACGACGCTGCGCTACGACACGGTCTTCACCTGGGCGCAGCTGGAAGACTGGCTGAAGCGGCTCGACGAGGCGGAACTCGCGGCCGTCGACACCGAAACGACCTCGCTCGACGAGATGGTGGCGGAGATCGTGGGCATTTCGTTCTCGGTGAAGCCCGGCGAGGCGGCGTACGTGCCGCTCGCGCACAACTACCAGGACGCCCCGGAGCAGTTGCCGCGCGACGAGGTGCTGGCCAAGCTCAAGCCCTGGCTGGAGAACCCGCAGAAGAAGAAGCTCGGCCAGCACATCAAGTACGACCGCCACGTGTTCGCCAACCACGGCATCGACATCCGCGGCTACGAGCACGACACCATGCTGCAAAGCTACGTGCTGGAGGTGCACAAGCCGCATTCGCTGGCGAGCCTGGCCGAAAGGCACCTGGGCCGCAGCGGCATCGACTACGAGACCATCACCGGCAAGGGCGCGCACCAGATCCCGTTCGCGCAGGTGTCGGTCGACAAGGCGGCGGAGTATTCGTGCGAGGACAGCGACCAGACGCTGGACGTGCACCTGGCGCTGTGGCCGAAGCTGCAGGCCGACAGCAAGCTCGCCTTCATCTACGGCCTGGAGATGCAAAGCAGCGAGTCGCTGTTCCGCATCGAGCGCAACGGCGTGCTGATCGATTCGGCCATGCTCGCGAAGCAAAGCACGGAGCTGGGCCAGCGCATGATGCAGCTGGAGCGCGAGGCGCACGAGCTCGCGGGGCAGCCCTTCAACCTGGGCTCGCCCAAGCAGATCGGCGAGATCCTGTTCGTCAAGCTCGGGCTGCCCGTGAAGAAGAAGACGGCCAGCGGCGCGCCCAGCACCGACGAAGAGGTGCTCGAGGAACTCGCGCAGGACTACCCGCTGCCGGCCAAGCTGCTCGAACACCGCGGGCTGTCGAAGCTGAAAGGCACGTACACCGACAAGCTGCCGCTGATGGTCCACCCGAAGACGGGCCGCGTGCACACGCACTACGCGCAAGCGGTGGCGATCACGGGGCGCCTGTCGTCGAACGACCCCAACCTGCAGAACATCCCGGTGAAGACGGCGGAAGGCCGCCGCATCCGCGAAGCCTTCGTCGCCGCGCCGGGGCACCGCATCGCCAGCGCCGATTACAGCCAGATCGAGCTGCGCATCATGGCGCACCTCTCCGAGGACGCCGCGCTGACACGCGCATTCGTCGAAGGCATGGACGTGCACCGCGCCACGGCGGCGGAGGTGTTCGGCGTGGCGCCCGGCGACGTGACGAGCGAGCAGCGCCGCTACGCCAAGGTGATCAACTTCGGGCTGATCTACGGCATGTCGAGCTTCGGCCTCGCACGCAACCTGGGCATCGAGAAGGGCGCGGCGGCGAATTACATCCAGCGCTACTTCGAGCGCTACCCGGGCGTGAAGACCTACATGGACGAGACGCGCATGTCCGCCAAGAGCAAGGGCTACGTGGAGACGGTGTTCGGCCGGCGCCTGTACCTGCCCGAGATCAACTCACCCAACGGCCCGCGCCGCGGCGGCGCCGAGCGCCAGGCGATCAACGCGCCCATGCAGGGCACGGCGGCCGACCTGATCAAGCTGTCGATGGTGAAGATCCAGGACGTGCTCGACGCCGAAAAGCGCGGCACGCGGATGATCATGCAGGTGCATGACGAACTGGTGTTCGAGGTGCCCGAAGCCGAGGTCGACTGGGTGAAGGCCGAGATCCCGAAGCTGATGGCGGGCGTGGCCGAGATGCGCGTGCCGCTGCTCGCCGAGATCGGCGTCGGCGCCAACTGGGAAGAGGCGCACTAG
- a CDS encoding PilZ domain-containing protein: MFTENRHDPRQSVELPIRLGDGSEGVARNVSPSGLYLEIRGQPPEEPMIFLEMDVPGEGFTFRSHGKVVRMDHRDGVTGIAVRLEEPHLERC; encoded by the coding sequence CCAGAGCGTCGAGCTGCCGATCCGCCTGGGCGACGGCTCGGAAGGCGTCGCCCGCAACGTGAGCCCGTCCGGGCTCTACCTGGAGATCCGCGGCCAGCCCCCCGAGGAGCCGATGATCTTCCTGGAGATGGACGTGCCCGGCGAGGGTTTCACGTTCCGCTCGCACGGCAAGGTCGTGCGCATGGACCACCGCGACGGCGTGACCGGCATCGCGGTGCGGCTGGAAGAGCCGCACCTCGAGCGCTGCTGA